A genomic window from Actinomycetaceae bacterium MB13-C1-2 includes:
- the ffh gene encoding signal recognition particle protein — MFNTLSDRLSDSFKRLRGKGILSEADVDETLGEIRRALLDADVALPVVRDFVAKVREQAYGATRSKALNPGQQVVQVVHDQLVETLGGQTRELVFAQRGPTVFMLAGLQGAGKTTLAGKLGKWLRENDKSVLLVASDLQRPNAVNQLQVVGERAGVKVWAPEPGNGIGDPVQVARSGLQYAIENGIDVVIVDTAGRLGVDEEMMEQAREIRDAVNPHEIMFVLDAMVGQDAVQTSIAFRDGVGFTGVVMSKLDGDARGGAALSVRGVTGAPILFASTGEGLDDFERFHADRMAGRILDMGDVLTLIEQAERKFDQEETEKMAAKVMSGELTLDDFLAQLQQVKKLGSMKKVLGMMPGMGQMRSQLENFDEREVDKVEAIVRSMTPAERQDVKILNGSRRARIARGSGTTVADVNGLVKRFEGAKTMMTQMGGAMGPGGTPDFAAMARGGGGGRAKQREQARKAQAQKRKIAKKARSGNPAKRKQQELEALLPASQRKKTAEPQAKGSAFGVQQPDQEPPSRETLDALPDDLKRLLSGM; from the coding sequence GTGTTCAACACGCTTTCAGACCGTCTGAGTGATTCTTTCAAGCGCCTGCGCGGGAAGGGCATCCTCAGCGAGGCCGACGTAGACGAGACCCTAGGCGAGATTCGTCGTGCGCTACTAGACGCCGACGTGGCACTTCCGGTTGTTCGCGACTTTGTTGCTAAGGTGAGAGAACAGGCCTACGGAGCGACTCGATCAAAGGCACTAAATCCAGGTCAACAGGTTGTCCAGGTAGTTCATGATCAACTGGTCGAGACCCTGGGTGGGCAGACCCGCGAACTGGTCTTTGCTCAGCGCGGACCCACGGTTTTCATGCTTGCTGGTCTGCAGGGAGCGGGCAAGACTACTCTTGCTGGGAAGCTTGGAAAGTGGCTTCGCGAGAACGATAAGTCGGTTCTTCTTGTTGCATCCGACCTACAGCGTCCGAATGCGGTAAACCAGCTTCAGGTGGTCGGTGAACGCGCTGGAGTCAAGGTATGGGCCCCTGAGCCCGGCAATGGCATCGGTGACCCGGTTCAGGTGGCTCGTAGCGGCCTTCAATACGCGATCGAAAATGGCATTGATGTCGTCATCGTTGATACCGCCGGGCGTCTGGGCGTCGACGAGGAGATGATGGAGCAGGCCCGCGAAATTCGGGACGCCGTCAACCCGCACGAGATCATGTTCGTCCTTGATGCCATGGTCGGTCAGGATGCCGTCCAAACCTCAATCGCGTTCCGTGATGGGGTTGGCTTTACCGGTGTCGTGATGTCGAAGTTGGACGGCGACGCTCGTGGCGGGGCCGCCCTTTCAGTGCGTGGGGTGACGGGCGCGCCGATTCTCTTTGCTTCCACCGGTGAAGGACTGGACGACTTCGAACGTTTCCACGCGGATCGGATGGCCGGACGCATCCTCGACATGGGGGATGTTCTTACCCTGATCGAGCAGGCCGAACGTAAATTCGACCAGGAAGAAACCGAGAAGATGGCCGCTAAGGTCATGTCCGGTGAACTCACCCTGGATGATTTCCTTGCGCAGCTGCAACAGGTAAAAAAGCTTGGTTCGATGAAGAAGGTCCTGGGCATGATGCCCGGAATGGGCCAGATGCGCAGCCAACTGGAAAACTTTGATGAGCGAGAGGTTGATAAGGTCGAGGCCATTGTTCGATCAATGACTCCGGCCGAGCGTCAGGACGTGAAGATCCTTAATGGTTCGCGTCGTGCGAGGATCGCTAGGGGTTCGGGAACTACCGTTGCCGACGTCAATGGTCTGGTTAAGCGCTTCGAGGGTGCTAAGACCATGATGACCCAAATGGGCGGAGCTATGGGACCAGGCGGTACTCCCGACTTCGCCGCAATGGCTCGAGGCGGGGGTGGAGGACGCGCCAAACAGCGGGAACAGGCCAGGAAGGCTCAGGCCCAAAAACGCAAGATCGCAAAGAAGGCTCGCTCGGGGAATCCGGCGAAGCGGAAGCAACAGGAACTTGAGGCCCTGTTGCCTGCCTCGCAGCGGAAGAAAACTGCTGAGCCACAGGCCAAAGGATCCGCTTTTGGTGTGCAGCAGCCCGATCAAGAGCCGCCCTCGCGCGAGACGTTGGACGCGCTCCCGGACGACTTGAAGCGGCTTCTCTCGGGTATGTAG
- the ftsY gene encoding signal recognition particle-docking protein FtsY, whose product MNDFAQFLQTPVGILVAVLVLLLIAFIVWFVVSRTRRGGPTSADISSTEVETKPPISEKPEAAKDEAETQAEEAEELEVPESVTSRMQRLRSRMAKSGSIGNALLSVFSRGDLSASDWEEIEETLLLADVGMGPTEEIMTRLRTEAKVRGSLSSADAKAVLREELLALVGTDTDRSLNLVKPSSDSGEELPASVLVVGVNGTGKTTTIGKLARLLRAEDKSVVLGAADTFRAAAAEQLTTWGDRVGVPVVSSDREGGDPASVAFEAVKEAVDTAADVVIVDTAGRLQTKATLMDELGKIRRVMEKQAPVEEVLLVLDATTGQNGMRQAQVFSEVVGITGIVLTKLDGSAKGGIVVSVQRELGVPVKLVGLGEGPDDLAPFDPEGFVDAIIGD is encoded by the coding sequence TTGAACGATTTCGCCCAGTTCCTACAGACGCCGGTCGGCATCCTTGTTGCTGTCCTGGTGTTGCTGCTGATTGCCTTCATCGTTTGGTTCGTTGTCTCCCGAACAAGGCGTGGTGGCCCCACCTCGGCGGACATTTCTTCGACAGAAGTCGAGACTAAGCCACCAATTTCTGAGAAACCGGAAGCGGCGAAAGACGAGGCGGAAACACAGGCTGAAGAGGCCGAGGAACTTGAAGTTCCTGAATCAGTGACCAGTCGAATGCAGCGACTTCGCTCCCGTATGGCGAAGTCTGGATCTATTGGCAACGCGCTGCTTTCTGTTTTTTCTCGCGGCGATCTTTCCGCATCGGACTGGGAAGAGATCGAAGAGACCTTACTTCTGGCGGATGTCGGCATGGGGCCAACCGAAGAGATAATGACCCGATTGCGCACTGAGGCAAAGGTCCGTGGGAGTCTTTCCTCCGCCGATGCGAAAGCGGTCCTGAGGGAGGAACTGCTCGCTCTGGTCGGAACTGACACGGATCGCTCGCTGAACCTCGTTAAGCCCTCGTCTGACAGTGGCGAAGAACTACCTGCGTCCGTTCTGGTGGTCGGTGTGAACGGTACCGGTAAGACCACCACAATTGGCAAGCTCGCTCGTCTGCTGCGTGCCGAGGACAAGTCAGTCGTCCTCGGGGCAGCCGACACGTTTAGGGCCGCCGCTGCTGAGCAACTGACCACCTGGGGCGATCGCGTCGGTGTGCCGGTTGTTTCCTCAGATCGCGAAGGTGGAGATCCCGCCTCGGTTGCGTTCGAGGCCGTGAAAGAAGCCGTGGACACTGCTGCTGACGTGGTAATTGTTGACACTGCCGGTCGACTCCAGACCAAGGCCACCCTGATGGACGAGCTTGGAAAGATCCGCAGGGTCATGGAGAAGCAGGCTCCCGTGGAGGAGGTGCTGCTGGTCCTTGACGCGACCACCGGGCAAAACGGCATGAGACAAGCTCAGGTCTTTAGTGAGGTTGTTGGGATTACCGGCATAGTTCTAACCAAGCTTGATGGCTCGGCGAAGGGCGGCATCGTCGTCTCTGTTCAGCGAGAACTAGGGGTCCCCGTAAAACTGGTGGGCCTGGGTGAGGGGCCAGATGATCTGGCCCCATTTGACCCGGAAGGATTCGTTGACGCGATTATCGGAGATTAG
- the smc gene encoding chromosome segregation protein SMC, translating to MYLKDLTLRGFKSFASATRFRFEPGITAVVGPNGSGKSNVVDALAWVMGEQGAKSLRGGNMADVIFAGSAQRPALGRAQVELTIDNSDGKLPISYSEVTISRTMFRSGGSEYAINGQQVRLLDVQELLSDTGLGRQMHVIVGQGQLDAVLTATPQDRRAFIDEAAGVAKHRRRKERALRKLETMDGNLVRVLDLTEEIRRQLRPLARQAKAAREAAGVRERLDYARARLLAADMVDSEERLERERASLNSLREASGDMERQIRVLQEQADTKQAEVDRLSAELQVVADHYRDYRELSQRLSAIAEIATERGASAGRVPSAITDDAVQIAVKRAEEAESEAAEAKEKADEAAMAAVQVETERRTRQIEAEQARKNLYQQQLELEKAQQDFAAHQGRIERASAALAAAEEQLRQARISREAAEQRLASVPELDADRGSLDDSSQGAQSHYQQAAEAEQRARDTVQVAERDERTAGEALSSQISRRETLARSLNRVESVAEGVAGSPRANWTKRILSSSKGTLASQIRVKRGWEDAVTALLGSMAEARVISAGGPLHSMLPSDFSFAEGDEQPIPGLVQMSSTDAENCLAALSQREGSVSALSAVEAPADLAATVRELLGDCLLCKDLDEVAEVLSEQSAAPRRVATPDGMIFTSHSVRLPGRTETSTLRLHADYEDACVEVDHAQKELERVSVIAAAARGVLSEARSARESALEMLRASDALRAEEAQERARVSALHHAASQDLERAIQGVQRAVATQQEAESRYQSLTGGDVPVRPDSAEVFLAEARVELAQKESTLEQAREADSNARMAAHVAAERSSAMDRQARAFQTQAVRLREDRERQLRRESKAKITLERAEKISERAREASRASEAGAGRCASLKEEVMQARQVAESAASAARSQLQGLEAARGGAREHLLQSEVAFAQFQGSHMNLARQVLDFLGLSSAEVDGDTETQADELPEEVQNFIREFGPQHPWPGGGEDVEPVPFDRAKAAEQLRRAERELQRLGVVNPLAVEEHAALQSRLDFLLEQIEDLNRSKADLLELIRDVDAQVKASFNSAFEDTSAQYSRVFERLFPGGTGRLELTDPDDPLATGVEIYARPSGKKVTRLSLLSGGERSLAALAYLIAIFLARPSPFYVMDEVEAALDDMNLSRVLSLFEDLRDESQLLIITHQKRTMEIADALYGVSMKGGVTAVVSHRMDN from the coding sequence ATGTATCTGAAAGACCTGACGCTTCGCGGCTTCAAGTCTTTTGCCTCTGCAACCCGATTTCGTTTTGAACCGGGCATCACGGCGGTGGTTGGTCCAAATGGATCAGGTAAGTCGAATGTCGTTGACGCCCTTGCTTGGGTCATGGGAGAGCAGGGCGCGAAGTCTTTGCGCGGCGGCAATATGGCCGATGTGATCTTCGCTGGTTCTGCGCAGAGACCCGCGCTCGGTAGGGCTCAGGTTGAACTGACCATCGACAACTCGGACGGCAAACTTCCGATTTCATACTCCGAAGTGACGATCTCACGGACTATGTTCCGCTCGGGCGGCTCCGAGTATGCAATCAACGGGCAGCAGGTGCGTCTCCTCGACGTGCAAGAATTGCTTTCCGACACCGGGTTGGGCCGACAGATGCACGTCATTGTCGGTCAGGGTCAGTTGGATGCCGTTTTAACTGCGACACCGCAGGACAGGCGGGCTTTCATTGACGAGGCTGCCGGGGTTGCAAAGCACCGGCGCCGCAAGGAACGGGCGCTACGCAAGCTCGAAACGATGGACGGGAACCTGGTCCGAGTCCTCGACTTAACCGAGGAAATACGCCGCCAACTACGCCCGCTGGCTAGACAGGCAAAGGCTGCGCGGGAAGCCGCGGGTGTTAGAGAACGCTTGGACTACGCTCGCGCTCGTCTGCTGGCGGCCGACATGGTCGACTCCGAGGAGCGTCTCGAACGTGAACGAGCCTCGCTCAACAGTCTTCGCGAGGCTAGCGGTGACATGGAACGACAGATCCGTGTTCTCCAAGAGCAGGCGGACACTAAGCAGGCAGAGGTCGATAGACTTTCGGCGGAGTTACAGGTCGTGGCCGACCACTATCGCGACTACCGAGAGTTGTCACAACGCCTGTCGGCCATTGCCGAGATTGCCACTGAGCGCGGTGCCAGTGCCGGACGAGTCCCGTCCGCGATCACCGATGACGCCGTCCAAATCGCGGTAAAGCGAGCAGAAGAAGCGGAGAGTGAAGCCGCTGAAGCCAAGGAGAAGGCCGACGAAGCGGCGATGGCGGCGGTCCAGGTTGAGACGGAACGACGCACCCGCCAAATCGAGGCTGAGCAGGCGAGGAAGAACCTCTACCAGCAGCAACTCGAACTGGAAAAGGCACAACAGGACTTTGCTGCGCACCAGGGGCGGATTGAGCGGGCCTCTGCTGCGTTGGCGGCAGCCGAAGAACAGTTGAGGCAGGCTCGCATCTCTCGTGAGGCTGCCGAACAGCGCTTGGCGAGTGTTCCGGAACTGGATGCGGACCGGGGTTCTCTCGATGACTCGAGCCAGGGCGCTCAATCCCACTATCAACAGGCTGCGGAGGCCGAACAAAGGGCTCGGGATACGGTCCAGGTGGCCGAACGGGACGAACGAACCGCGGGTGAGGCTCTGTCATCGCAGATATCGCGGCGGGAGACACTTGCCCGATCGCTCAACCGGGTTGAGAGTGTTGCCGAAGGCGTCGCCGGGTCTCCGCGGGCGAATTGGACGAAACGGATTCTGTCCTCGTCCAAGGGAACACTGGCATCTCAGATACGAGTTAAGCGCGGTTGGGAGGATGCGGTCACTGCGCTTTTGGGGTCAATGGCTGAGGCGCGGGTGATAAGTGCGGGAGGGCCGCTACATTCGATGTTGCCCTCTGATTTCTCATTTGCCGAGGGGGATGAGCAGCCGATCCCGGGCTTGGTTCAGATGTCGTCGACCGATGCTGAGAATTGCCTTGCGGCTCTTTCCCAGCGAGAGGGTTCTGTCTCGGCGCTTTCTGCGGTGGAGGCACCCGCAGACTTGGCCGCCACGGTCCGTGAACTTCTTGGCGATTGCCTGCTTTGCAAGGACCTCGACGAGGTCGCCGAAGTCCTGAGTGAGCAGTCGGCGGCTCCGCGCCGGGTCGCGACCCCCGACGGAATGATTTTCACGTCGCATTCGGTGAGGCTCCCCGGTCGGACAGAGACTTCGACCCTTCGGCTGCACGCCGATTACGAGGACGCATGCGTGGAGGTGGATCACGCACAAAAGGAGTTGGAACGGGTCTCGGTAATCGCGGCCGCCGCGCGCGGAGTTTTGTCTGAAGCGCGCAGTGCTCGCGAGTCGGCGCTAGAGATGCTTCGAGCCAGCGACGCGCTAAGGGCGGAGGAAGCTCAGGAGCGTGCACGGGTTTCTGCGCTACACCATGCGGCATCACAGGACCTTGAGCGAGCGATTCAGGGCGTCCAGCGAGCGGTTGCAACCCAGCAGGAAGCCGAGTCGCGGTATCAGAGCTTGACCGGGGGAGATGTCCCGGTCCGGCCGGACTCCGCCGAGGTGTTCCTTGCGGAGGCCAGGGTGGAACTAGCTCAGAAAGAGAGCACACTGGAACAGGCCCGAGAGGCCGATAGCAACGCCCGAATGGCGGCACACGTAGCTGCGGAACGCAGTAGCGCGATGGACCGCCAGGCCCGGGCGTTCCAGACCCAAGCAGTGCGTCTTCGAGAGGATCGCGAGCGGCAGTTGCGACGAGAGTCAAAGGCAAAAATTACTCTCGAACGGGCCGAAAAGATCTCCGAGCGCGCGCGCGAAGCATCACGCGCCAGTGAGGCTGGGGCTGGCCGTTGCGCGAGCCTCAAGGAAGAAGTCATGCAAGCGCGGCAGGTTGCGGAGTCTGCAGCAAGTGCGGCGCGGAGCCAGCTGCAGGGACTGGAAGCCGCTCGCGGTGGCGCCAGGGAGCACCTGCTACAGAGCGAAGTCGCCTTCGCACAGTTCCAGGGATCGCACATGAACCTGGCCCGGCAGGTGCTTGACTTCCTGGGATTGTCCTCGGCCGAGGTCGACGGGGACACTGAAACTCAGGCTGACGAACTCCCTGAGGAAGTGCAGAACTTCATTCGTGAATTTGGGCCGCAGCACCCCTGGCCAGGTGGGGGAGAAGATGTCGAACCTGTCCCCTTCGATAGGGCGAAGGCCGCTGAACAGTTGCGCCGTGCCGAAAGGGAGTTACAGCGCTTGGGCGTGGTTAATCCGCTGGCGGTTGAGGAACATGCGGCTCTACAGTCGAGGCTGGATTTCTTGCTTGAACAGATTGAGGATTTGAACCGTTCAAAGGCCGATCTGCTTGAGTTAATTCGTGACGTTGACGCACAGGTTAAGGCTTCGTTCAACTCTGCATTTGAGGACACTTCGGCGCAGTATTCCAGAGTGTTTGAGCGTCTGTTTCCGGGTGGAACGGGTCGACTAGAACTAACTGATCCAGACGATCCGTTGGCGACCGGGGTTGAGATTTACGCACGGCCCTCGGGAAAGAAGGTCACCCGTCTTTCGCTTCTTAGCGGTGGAGAACGCTCACTTGCTGCCCTCGCCTATCTGATCGCCATCTTCTTGGCACGTCCCTCCCCGTTCTATGTGATGGATGAGGTTGAGGCCGCCCTGGATGACATGAACCTCTCCCGGGTGTTGAGCTTGTTTGAGGATTTGCGTGACGAGAGTCAGTTGCTGATAATCACACACCAAAAACGGACGATGGAGATTGCCGACGCGCTCTACGGTGTTTCAATGAAGGGTGGCGTCACGGCAGTGGTGTCACACCGAATGGACAACTGA
- the ndk gene encoding nucleoside-diphosphate kinase produces the protein MPTPDLLDSDKEHTLVLVKPDGFARGLTGEVLRRIEAKGYVLKGLKIKFASEELLSEHYAEHAERPFFPSMIKYMMEGPVVAVVVEGDRVIEGIRNIVGATNPTLAAAGTIRGDLGRDWATEAVKNLVHASDSETSAIREIALWFPELQYH, from the coding sequence ATGCCGACCCCTGATCTACTGGATTCCGACAAGGAACACACCTTGGTTCTGGTCAAACCCGATGGTTTTGCACGTGGCCTCACAGGCGAGGTACTGCGTCGAATCGAGGCTAAGGGCTATGTCCTGAAGGGCCTCAAAATTAAGTTTGCGAGTGAGGAACTGCTGAGTGAGCACTATGCCGAACACGCGGAGCGCCCCTTCTTCCCCTCGATGATCAAGTACATGATGGAGGGCCCGGTTGTTGCCGTCGTCGTAGAGGGCGACCGGGTGATTGAAGGAATTCGTAACATTGTTGGAGCCACCAACCCAACCCTCGCGGCAGCGGGGACCATCAGAGGAGATCTTGGGCGTGACTGGGCGACTGAGGCCGTAAAGAATCTGGTACATGCCTCAGATTCTGAGACTTCGGCGATCCGTGAGATTGCCCTGTGGTTCCCTGAGCTTCAGTACCATTAA
- the dhaM gene encoding dihydroxyacetone kinase phosphoryl donor subunit DhaM, giving the protein MGDTAPSRVSLVVVSHSKLIADGTRELALAMAPNVHIGAAGGDPTGGLGSSFDLIELEVARALESSGERGVVVLTDLGSATLTVDSVIEFATEPDLIRYVPGPLVEGAVAAAVVAEGGGDLDRVASAVVEAAQSMCRELSSSVPTVASTASQAGEVVEVKAIVADKAGLHARPAAKIATLAAGFDAEVWIDEADCASAMELMAAGMEFGQEVTVRAQGPDALRAAREIADGINAGFDEQV; this is encoded by the coding sequence ATGGGTGATACGGCACCATCGCGCGTCTCGCTGGTGGTGGTTTCTCACTCGAAGTTGATTGCAGATGGAACGCGGGAGCTGGCCTTGGCAATGGCTCCTAACGTTCACATCGGCGCTGCCGGTGGTGACCCCACCGGCGGTCTGGGCTCTTCCTTTGATTTGATCGAGTTGGAGGTTGCGCGGGCCCTAGAGTCGTCCGGGGAACGCGGAGTCGTTGTCCTCACCGATCTAGGTTCGGCGACGCTAACGGTCGACTCAGTTATTGAGTTTGCAACCGAGCCGGATTTGATTCGATATGTGCCAGGACCGCTGGTTGAGGGCGCCGTCGCGGCCGCGGTGGTGGCTGAGGGAGGCGGAGATCTGGACAGGGTGGCTTCTGCTGTGGTCGAGGCCGCTCAGTCGATGTGTCGGGAGCTATCGTCGTCTGTCCCGACAGTGGCCTCAACTGCCTCGCAAGCCGGAGAGGTTGTGGAGGTCAAGGCGATTGTTGCCGATAAGGCGGGACTCCACGCTCGGCCGGCCGCAAAGATTGCAACGCTCGCTGCCGGTTTTGATGCCGAAGTGTGGATTGATGAAGCCGATTGTGCTTCAGCGATGGAACTCATGGCAGCTGGCATGGAGTTTGGGCAAGAGGTGACTGTTAGAGCTCAGGGTCCTGACGCGCTCCGTGCTGCGCGTGAAATTGCTGACGGGATCAACGCTGGATTTGACGAACAGGTTTAG
- the dhaL gene encoding dihydroxyacetone kinase subunit DhaL yields MTQSLDWARKWIQNSAVVVADNRELLIDLDRQIGDGDHGENLDRGFTAVIRGEGLESAESGGDVLKYVAKTLLSTVGGAAGPLYGTAFLKAAQQFPEGELDADSVGKILTGAVQGIQARGKAETGEKTMVDAWLPAAEAASADGGDVVSALEAAANAASDGAEATKPLKATKGRASYLGERSRGHLDPGAVSSALILRAAADAAEEVYGDSNDG; encoded by the coding sequence ATGACACAGAGCCTGGACTGGGCGCGAAAGTGGATTCAGAACTCCGCTGTCGTGGTCGCAGATAACCGTGAACTGCTCATAGATCTGGATCGGCAGATTGGCGATGGCGACCATGGCGAGAACCTAGACCGCGGATTCACGGCAGTGATTCGCGGCGAGGGACTTGAGAGTGCGGAGAGTGGTGGTGACGTACTGAAGTATGTTGCCAAAACTCTGCTTTCGACCGTCGGCGGGGCCGCTGGACCGCTTTACGGGACCGCGTTCCTCAAGGCGGCACAGCAGTTCCCAGAAGGTGAACTGGATGCGGATTCGGTAGGAAAGATTCTTACCGGAGCGGTCCAGGGAATCCAGGCTCGTGGCAAGGCTGAAACCGGAGAGAAGACGATGGTCGATGCCTGGCTGCCCGCGGCTGAGGCCGCGAGCGCCGACGGTGGCGATGTTGTCTCGGCACTTGAGGCGGCCGCGAACGCCGCCAGCGACGGTGCCGAGGCAACGAAACCGCTGAAGGCGACCAAGGGTCGGGCCTCTTATCTGGGGGAGCGCTCTCGTGGTCATCTTGATCCCGGCGCGGTCTCATCGGCGCTGATTCTCCGGGCGGCGGCAGATGCTGCCGAAGAAGTCTACGGAGACTCAAACGATGGGTGA
- the dhaK gene encoding dihydroxyacetone kinase subunit DhaK: MKKLINDPHDVVTETLEGLALAHPEKVIVHLGPDWVERAVPKAEGKVALVSGGGSGHEPLHAGYVGEGMLDAAVPGPVFTSPTPDPIAAATAAVDRGAGVLYIIKNYTGDVLNFETAADLSEMEDIKVSSVIVNDDCAVEDSLYTAGRRGVAGTVFVEKIAGAAAEQGKSLDEVTEIARRVNQNMRSMGLALGPCTVPHAGKPSFDLGDNEIELGIGIHGEPGYRRGPMEEADALTVELYQQIRDDLGLKEGDRVIAMVNGMGGTPESELYIVFRRLASLLQEDLIVRERQMVGNFVTSLEMPGVSISLLRLDDEMLELFDAHVDTVAWTN; the protein is encoded by the coding sequence ATGAAGAAGCTGATAAACGATCCACACGATGTCGTAACGGAGACGCTGGAGGGCCTTGCGCTTGCACACCCAGAGAAGGTCATTGTTCACCTAGGTCCTGACTGGGTGGAGCGCGCCGTTCCCAAGGCAGAAGGAAAAGTAGCCCTGGTATCCGGTGGCGGATCGGGACACGAACCGTTGCACGCGGGCTACGTGGGCGAGGGCATGCTCGATGCCGCGGTTCCCGGTCCGGTCTTTACCTCACCAACACCAGACCCGATCGCTGCTGCAACAGCCGCTGTAGATCGGGGTGCCGGGGTCCTATACATCATCAAGAACTACACGGGCGACGTACTAAACTTTGAGACGGCGGCGGACCTCTCCGAAATGGAAGATATCAAGGTTTCGTCGGTCATTGTCAACGATGATTGTGCCGTGGAAGACTCGCTGTACACCGCCGGACGTCGTGGCGTGGCAGGCACAGTTTTTGTCGAGAAGATTGCCGGCGCGGCTGCGGAACAGGGTAAGTCCCTGGACGAGGTCACGGAGATTGCCAGGCGCGTCAATCAGAACATGCGCTCAATGGGTCTGGCGCTTGGCCCGTGTACGGTTCCACACGCGGGCAAGCCGTCATTTGATCTCGGAGACAACGAAATTGAGCTGGGAATAGGCATCCATGGCGAACCCGGATATCGTCGCGGCCCAATGGAAGAAGCAGATGCGCTGACGGTTGAGCTCTACCAACAGATTCGTGACGATCTGGGTCTGAAAGAGGGCGATCGGGTAATCGCCATGGTTAACGGAATGGGCGGTACCCCAGAGTCCGAACTGTACATAGTCTTCCGCAGGCTGGCGTCACTGCTACAGGAAGACCTGATCGTTCGGGAACGTCAGATGGTTGGGAACTTTGTTACTAGCCTTGAGATGCCGGGCGTTTCGATCTCGCTGTTGCGCCTCGATGATGAAATGCTCGAACTGTTCGATGCTCACGTAGACACGGTCGCGTGGACTAATTAG